The sequence AGCGTCTGGCAAGCTCAACTGGGTCACCAGCATCCCTTAACCCGACGAAATTTATTCCCTTAACAACCCTGCCATGATCGACATCTAAGCACGGTATTATCCTTTTCGCCAGAGCCAATTTAACCCCATCCACTAATCTACCTATAATGTTTCAACGCCACCTTTAAAGCTTCGCTTAAACTGAAACATCCCTCATAAAGAGCTCTGCCAACTATAACCCCATAAACCCCCAGATCTCTTAAAACCGCTATGTCATCTAGACTTCTCACTCCACCTGACGCCATCACATTAGCCCCTAAATCTAAAACTCGGGATAGGTTTTCAACGTCTGGGCCGCTCATAGCCCCATCACGCTGTATTGACGTCACCAAGAAGAATTTTACACCCATCTCTGTGAAGAATTTAGCCGCCTCCCTAAGCCCAAAACGCGTAGGTTCCCTCCAACCCCCAACCTTAACTACGCCGTTTAAGTGATCTAAAGCGACAGTGATCCTATTGTCTCCAAATTCATCGAGCAATACTTTAAGAGCATTAGGGCTCTTGAAGGCGAGCGATCCAATAACTATTCTGGCCGCGCCCAAAGCGATAAGCTGGCGCGCACGCTCAAGGCTCCTTATCCCGCCGCCAACCTGAGCCTGAATCTTTAGGGATTGAATTATGCTGCTTATGACGCCGATATTGTCCCCGGCTCCTAAAGCAGCGTCTAAATCCACGATGTGAACCCAGCTGGCTCCCTCAGACTCCCACCTTTTAGCCACGTCGACTGGCTTCCCAAAATGCTCATAATACTTCATGTCTCGGGGGTCGCCCTTAAGCAACCTAACGACTTTTCCGTTCATTAGGTCGATGGCTGGTATGACAAGCATTTCCTCCTTCACCTATAGAGGCGCTAATGCTTAACGATCCTAAGAAAATTCCTTAGTATTTGCTCTCCGGGTTTTCCAGATTTTTCAGGATGGAACTGGACCCCAAACACGTTTCTCTGAGATATGACTGAGGGGAATTTGACGCCGTACTCTGTCTCAGCGGCTATGATCCTCTTATCTTGTGGGAAAGCATAGTAACTGTGAACGAAGTAGAAGTAGTCTTTCTCGCCTATGTTCTCTAGGATTTCGATGGGCTCAACTATTTCCACGGTGTTCCAGCCGATGTGAGGTGTTTTCACCGTGCTGGGCAATTTGATAACTCTGCCCTTAAATATACCTAAACCTCTACCGGTGCCCTCACAGCTCTCCTCTAGGAGGAGCTGCATGCCTAAGCATACGCCTAGAAGCGGCACGCCCTCATCGACCAATTTTAGCAGGGTTTCCCTAAGTCTCCCAATATTTCTTGCCCCTGCGCCAAAATTTCCAACGCCCGGAAGAACTATTGCGTCAGCTTCCCTGAGATTCTCAGCGTCCGAGATTACTTCAGCTTTAAAGCCGGATTTTTCGAGAGAACACTTTATGCTAAAGAGGTTTCCAACACCGTAATCTAATATTAAGGCCCTCAGCATTATAAGACTCCCTTTGAGCTCGGAGCTCCGCTTCTCTCAGGATCTATGGATGAAGCCTGTCTAAGCGAGAGGGCTAATGCTTTAAAGGCGGCTTCAACCTTGTGATGATCGTTTGCGCCGTATTGAGTCCAGACATGTATGTTTGCTCTTAAAGAGTTCGCTAGAGTCTCTAGAAAGTGATATATGTCTTCGGTCGACATGTCTTCAATCTGCCTGCCTTCAAGATTCAAGTTGATTTTTGGATAGGGTCTATTCGACAGGTCTACTGCCGCGAAGGCGAGGGAGCAATCCATTGGAACAATAGCGTAACCAAACCTCCTTATGCCAATATTGTCGCCAAGAGCCTTTCTTATAGATTCGCCAAGACAAATAGCCACATCCTCAATGACATGGTGCTTTAAATCCCCTGAGGCTTCCACGTAAATATCGAAGAGGCTATGGGCTGCTAGAGATTTAATCATATGGTCTAGGAAGGATATCCCTGTGTTAACTATGGCTGACCCAGCCCCCCCTAGCCTAACTCTAACTTTGACCTCGGTTTCAGAGGTCTTCCTATAGTGCTCCGCCTCCCTCATATTCTCCCACCTCTAACCCGCTCAATAATATATGGAATATCATTTACGGATGGTAAAACAAGATCGCATTCAAACCTGAGGAACTCCTCCTTTATCTTCTCCCTTAAACTTGCGTATCCATATATCCCGGCAAACATGAACCTTGAATCCAATTTTCTGGCTTTTTCAACAGCCATGGCGTCCTCCATGGAATCCCCGACAAAAAGAGCGAGCCTAAAAGGTTCTAGGCTCCAAGACGACTTGAAAAGCGAGTATGGATTCGGTTTTTTAAAGCTTATCTTTAGGAAACCTCTCTTCAAATATTCTTCCTCAACCCTTTCAACATCGTCTAGAAATACCCGCGCTTCCGGATTAAAGTAATCTAGAATGTTCCGTAGAACATGTTTTGCGGACTTAAATCTGCTGCCTGAAGCTATTCCAAACTTTGATTCTCCGATAAGAGATGACAATCGCTCTAGTGTTTCGCATCTAATTGCTGGTTTACCGTTATCTATCATGCCGCGCCCAAAATTAATGTTCGATTTAACTCCATATATCTCCTCAAAAAGGCTTGACCCGCAAAATATCTCCTCAAAGACCGTTGCAATTATGCTCTCGCCAACCCTGCCAGAACCATTAATAAAGGTTTTCAGAAGATTGTAGAAGCCCTCCGCGACAATCCCTGAGGAAAGTATAACTCTATCAACTGAGGCGGCTCCGGTTTCATCAAGCAGCTTTGTGAAGTCTTTTAGGTTTTCCCTCAATCCATCTAATTCATTGCGGCTAACATTAAATGTGTTTGCACTCGCTTTCTCTTTTATCGCCGAGAAGCGTTCAGCCGCGCTCCTCACGTGTAAAAGCGGCGCCATTAGCTCAGCGAGTTTTCTCTGCTGATTCTCTGACAGATTAGATAGCAAGAACATTAGTGATCCATAAACTATATCCCAATCATTATTGAATCCTCCGCTTCTCCTAAAGAGAAATATTGTTTCATCGGAGACAAAGTTCTCCGGAATCTTGAGACCTGTAATCCCTTCAAATATGAATGCAACGGATTTTGATATGGCCTTATCGTAGGAGTCCCTTATATCTATCAGCACCCCGTCGCAATCAAATATTATTGCGTCAATAGCTCTAACGCTTCCTATCCTATCTCTTCTTAGATAAGCCTCACCTGATTCAAGTTTAAACGTGATGTACTTGTTTTCATCAAGCAACCTCATATAGCACCTCCCTAAGCTCCCCTATGAAGCGATCCATGTAATGTCTCGGGGCAACCGTAACCCTTAAGCAATTCTCGAATCCAAGCACGCGGCCAACGTTCCTCACAATAATCCCTCTGTTTAGAAGACCCCTATAAACCATCAGCGAGTTCTTGTTAACCTGAAATAGCACGAAGTTTGTCTCTGAGGGGAAAGCCCTCACACCATTTATCTCGTTTAATTTTCTAATGAGCCTATTCCTCTCAGATTTAACGGCGTTAATAGTCTCCTCTATATACTCCATTCTCTCAAGCATTTTAACAGCCGCCCTAAGCGCCGTTATAGACACGGAGTAGGGCATCTGAAACCTCTCATTAATCATCATAGAGAGCCTCCTATTCGCCACAGCGTACCCAACCCTCAAGCCAGCTAAGCCGAAAACCTTAGAGAAAGTTCTAAAGACTATAAGGTTCTCTAGGCTGTTAGCTGCATTAATTAGCGACGATGATGTAAAGTCAGCGTAAGCCTCGTCTACGGCAACCAAGCCGTCAAAGCTTTCGGCGAGCCTTAAAATATCCTTGTGATTCAGGTTATTCGCGGTGGGGTTGTTGGGCGAGCATAGGAAAATAACCCTGGTTTTCGGGGTTATTGCTGAAAGCATCGCATCGGCGTCCAGTGAGAAATCATCTTTCAGTGGCACTGTCTTGTAATCAGCGTTCTGAATCCTAACGCACCGCTCATAAATCGAGAAGGTTGGCTCAATGGAGATCGCTTCATCCCCCTCTTTGAGGAAAATCCTAGAGACCAAATCTATAAGCTGATCGCTTCCGGTTCCGATCACAATGTTTTCCGGAGATACACCAGTATTCTTGCTTATAGCTTCCCTAAGCTCCCTAAACTCGTCGCGCGGATATATTCTCGGGTCAACTTCCTCTATAACCTGCCTTAAAACGCTTCTAACAAATTCCAGCGGAATGAAAAAGTTCTCGTTTGAATTCAGCTTTAATATTTCAAATATTTTTCTCCCGGTTCTAGACGCTAAACCCTCAATGGTTTCACCAACATCATATGCGCTGAGATTATACGCTCTCGAAATAACATCCTCAATTATCCTTTTTCCACTCAACTCTTCATTCTCTCCTTTAAAGCCAACGCGTGATTTAATAGCCCTTCGCCTTCAGCTAAAACTATGGCGCTGGCAGACAGTTTTCTCATAGCTTCTTCCGAACATTCAGCAATATTTACGCATCTAATGAAGTCTAGAACCGATAGAGCCTGATACACGAGCCCATAGCCGCCCGTTGGGAGAACATGATTTGTCCCAAGAGAATAGTCGCTTAAAGATACCGGCGTCATGTCGCCTATAAGCATCATGCCGGCGGAATATATCCTCTTCGAGACCTCATGCGCATTCCTCACAATTATTTCTAAATGCTCCGGGGCAAAATCATTCACAAAATCTATAGCCTCATCCATGCTCTCAGCAAGCAATATTAAACCGTTCTTCTCAAGAGACCCCTTAACCACATCTCTATTGGGCAGTTTATCAATTAGACGCTTAAGGCTTCTAAGGGATGCTTCAGCGATCTCCGCGGATACTGTGACCAGAACCGCCACGCTGTCCAATCCATGCTCAGCTTGCGACACCATGTCCAGCGCAACATGGTATGGGTCAGCTGACTCATCAGCTAAAATCATTATCTCACTTGGACCAGCCGGGTGATCAATGGGGACATCCCGCGAAACAATGCTCTTCGCGGCTAAAACATACTTGCTGCCTGGACCGACAATCTTATCAACAGGCTTAATTGTTTCAGTGCCATATGCTAGGGCAGCTATCGCCTGTGCTCCGCCAACCCTGTAAAATTCATCGACCCCGCATATATCTGCGGCAACAAGAGTCAGCGGGTGGATTGTGCCATCCCTTCTCGGCGGTGAGCAGACGACGACTCTCGGCACCCCGGCAACCTTAGCTGGCACAACCGTCATTATAACTGTGCTCGGGTACGCTGCCCCTCCACCCGGAACATAGCATCCGACGCTTCTAATCGCCCTATACGCTCTAAATATTTTCAGGCCGCTCTCATCCTTGTACTCGAACCTGATTCCCGATAAAACTTTACGTTCAAACCTCTCAACCAGATCCTTTGCAGTTTTTATTGCAGATATTTGTTCCTCGCTCACTCTACTATAGGCTTCATTAATCTCCTCGCGGCTAACGCCTATGCTTTCAGGGGTGAGTTTAACGCCGTCAAACTTCGCTGTTAAATCTATTAGGGCGGAATCCCCTCGCCTTTTAACGTCCTCAATTATGCCCTCAACATAGCTGACTAGGCTTTGATCTAAAACCCTTTTCCTAGGCCACCTGTCTTCCAAAACCGTATTATAGGCGTCGCGTAGCCTCGCAATCTTTATTGGCATTCTTCATTCTCCCCTGCAAGAGCTTTCGTTTGAAGTTATCTCCTCTAAGGGGAGTACCTGCCTAGGCTCATAGACAACTAATCCCTGAGCCAGCTTTCTAAGTACTGGAAGTATCTCTATGAATTGCTCTTTATCTATCACGGTGTTCACCGAATACCAGTTTTCATCCGAGAGCGGGGATATGGTTGGCTTTTTGAGCGCTGGCAGCCTTTCAAGAAGCCTTGGAAGATTATCTCTATGCACGTTAACAAATATGTGCAGCTTCTTTCTCCCATCGATTACCCCGCGGATAAGAGTTAAGACATCATAAATCTTCTCGCGTTTTTCAGGATCCCTAAGCGAATTCTTATTGGCAATCAGTATGGCAGTTGACTCCATTACCGTCTCAATGGGCTTAAGATTATTCTGCTCTAATGACTCGCCCGTCTCCATAACATCAATTATGGCGTCGGCGTTTTCCGGAGGCTTCGCCTCGGTTGCGCCAAAAGATAGGTAGATCGTAACTCTATCGTTTCTGCCCTTCTTCCACCACGGCGTAACTATTAGAGGCTCCTTATCCCCATAAAGCCTTTTATATGCTACGTTACTCATCAAGTAGTCGGCTGAAATGTTCAAATACTCTGTGGATATTCTAAGCACCCTGCCTTCACCATGAAATTTTTCCAGCAGGCTTGAGAGGCTGTCTACATCGGTCCAAGATTTTGGAACGGCTAAAACGATTTTAACCCTTGCGTACTCTAAGTTGAGTAGAACCTCCACGTCGGCGCGGGTTTCATGTAGCCAATCAAGGCCGGTTATGCCTATATCATGTAGGCCATCGCTCACGAATATCGGTATCTCTTGGGGTCTAAGAATCTTCAACTCGATCTTTGGGTCATTTATGGTCGGCCTATATGTGCGCTCTCCACCCGATATAGAGTAGCCTGCCCGCTCAAGAACTCTAAACGCGCCCTCAGCCAGATGCCCCTTAGGTATAACAAAACTGATTTTACTCATAGGCTCAGCACCACTCGACCATGTTATCGCTGCATGAACCATACGTTATTAGGTGACAAGGCGGCGACGGAAATTTAAAGCCTATGCAGTTCGAGAAAATGGTGCGGAGAAGCAACCTAAAGCTTATCGTGAAGCAAAATACATAATCGTTTAAGAAACAAGCGTCGTCATTCCTCGTTATGAACGTAATCACCTAGCAAACCATGCATCACCGAAAAGAATAGGCTACTCTATCACAATATAAATCTTTTTCTTTTCGCTTAGCGTATAATCTGCCGCCGCCCTCATGATTTCCGTCTCTTCCTATATATTATGCCGAACCCCTTTACGCCCTGGAAGCTTGTTCCAAGAATGAGGCTTGTTGACGTTATCCCTATGTTTGGGACTATCGCCACCACTTCGCCGCAGTTACGCTCTACATAATCCAATAATTCTCCAAGATTTGACAGCTCATTCTCGAAGTTGTCTATTGGCAGATACAATATGCCCCATGTTTCCCCATCATATTTTATCTGCCATCGTGGTCGAGGCGCTTGTTTATATGGTTTGAGAATTCTTTCTCCGATATCTCTCTGATAGAGGCTGTTTATGGCCTCCTCTCTACTTAAACCCTCCTTTTCAAGCCTATTTATTTCTTCATTCACTAGGTTTCTGCTTCCATATATGCGCATATATAGCTCATATAACTCGGAAAGTTTATCTTCAGCCATGCTTCCTCTAGTACTACAGTTAGAGAGAACATGTTTAAAGGTTTCTATTGCCGTAATCCGTTTTCCTCAGCCTTCTACAGCTGATTTCAGGTTAATAGGCGTGAATTAAATGAGCGTTTTATCTTATTCTCTAGCATTCTTGTATCTGAATTTCTATTCTTCCGCCAGATATTTGCCCAGTTATTAGCTGACCGCTTTTAAGAGGCTGCCAATTCTCCCTGCTATTCGTTTTCTCTGAGGCCACTATTAGCTTCTCTGAATCAGCGATGTATACCATCTGCATTGCCGGCTGATCCCCGTAGCATAGCGACTTAACCCCTCCATCCAATTCTTCATCGTATTTACAGTACGCGTACAGTTTTTCGCCATCACTGAAAACCATATTTAAGCCAATGTAAGGTCTATTTCTCTCCGGATACTTTTCCCGAGTCTCCATCCAAACCCTCAAGAGATCCTTCTGAAAGTTCTTTAATGCGTCTGGCATATTTTTCCCCTTAGAGAGCTCCTTAACTATGTACCAGAAGTAAACTTCACTGTCATTTAAACCTCTTATATTTAGTCTCCAGTCGCCCAACAGCTGCGCTACTTCGTCGGGTACAGAGATCACCCCATTATGGGCGAAAACATATTTACCGTAACTAAACGGCTGAGTGTTTTCAATAGAAACGAGCTTTTCTCTCGGCAGACCCCTCGGATTACTAGCCCTCCTCACATGCGCAATAATAACATTAGATTTAATGCTCTCGACAACAGACTTAAACCGCTCATACTCCTCGAAGATGGGTTTCTCGCTCCTCACAACCCTTAAAGATCCATTTACGTAGAAGCCTACACCCCACCCATCGCCCTGAAGTCTCAGCGGGTTCGATTTACTCTGAGCGTAGAGGGAGCATGGATCATTGAGCAAGTATCCTGCGGCGTTCGAGAAACCGGTCGAAAGCAGACCGAAAAGCCGGCACATAACCAGCACCAGATTAAAAAATCAGGGAAGAAGGCTTTAAAGATTTACATTCGAAGCGGAATATCTCAGAGATTAAGAGAAAAACACTGATGGTTGGTGGGCCCGACCGGACTCGAACCGGCGACCCGCGGGTTATGAGCCCGCCGCTCTAACCTAGCTGAGCTACGGGCCCTACCACAGCATATCTCCAAAAATAATTTTAGTAAACTCATCCTATTTAAGAATATTGCTAACGATCCAACCGTTTTCCATCGCTCCATCAATTCACGCCAAAAATAGCCTTCTAAAGAAAATCCTAAGTTAAACTTTAAATACTTCAGAAAACATGAAAAATAATGGCGCCGCCAGATCTAACAAAAAATACCGAGTGAGCCGCCGTTCACGCATCCCGGCGATGCGTGGACGACAGCTCAGTTCGGTAGAGCAGCGGGCTCTAAGGGGCTTAAAACCCCAAGAGGCTGACGCTGTTAACCCGTTGGTCGACGGTTCGAGTCCGTCCGGCGGCGCCACAACCGAACCTACGATGCTTTTACTTCCTTTTCCAAAAATATTAGTAATTCCTTTCAGACGTCAGAGCGAGATCGCTATGGCTCTATTACCTGTTACTTATAATAATTTTAAGCCCGTGGTGGGATAGCCTACAGTACGCTAAAAGAGAATAAAAACTCAGAAGCATCAAAGCGCCTTATGAAATATACTAGGGTTACTAGTTTTAATAACTTTAGATCCAAAGAACTTACTAACTGGTTATATAATCCTATCAATAGAGGGAGTTTTTCTGCGCTTATTACATTAATCTATGGAAGGGAGTTCAAATCTCTCTTAGCATCAATCTAGATGAGCGATGGAGGAGTAAGACTTTCTAATAAATAGACGCCTCTTTCACAGACAGCCAAAAATTTAAGTAACTAATAATATTTTAATGGTTGATTAATTTGAGCTTTAAGTTTAGTCTATACGCGGATTGGGGTTATGAGTTTGAGAAAAACAATAAAAAGAACATGTTTTATTTACCGGTTTCCGATAAGGTTCCTTTAAAGTCTGTTAAGATCAAATCTTCTGGAAAACCGTTTGAATGGTCTCATTAAACTTGTAAAATCGCCTTATCAAATCCCCATATATTCTGTCTCTACGAGGAAGGAGATTTCTGAAACAGTTGCCGAAAAGACGCGGCCTACGAGGGCAAACATTGGGTATTATGAAACCAAGGGCATCATTTATATGACATATCTCCTAAGCGAGATGATGAAAGAAACTTTTAAGCCAATTATTCAACGCTCCTCCACAGCATTTGTTAGGCTCTATATTCTTGCTCAAAGGAGAAGAAGCATCTCATCATCCTATGAAGCATATGTTGAGAAGATAATTTACAGCAAAGCCCTCTCGCCTGAGCCTGCATACCTCATGGATTTGAGAAAAACTCTTGAGTCTTTCTTTCACTCTTCTACACTATCCTTAGCGGATCATACACGTATCTTCTTAGTACCCTTGCTTTCTCGAAAAGCGCAGTGGAGTGAACCCCTATATAGACTTCACTCAAAGCTTTACGTTCAAGCATACAGAAAAGCTCGGCGTAGTGAAGTCCATGTCATATCGCGAGCGCTCAATAGGAATCTATTTCCATCATTGTTTCCCAAGATAAGTAGGTCATTAAAGATTGAGGAAACTGAAGAGCCATCTACTTTACTGGAGCATACGCGTATATTTTTTGAGGCCACAGCATATCCTTTAATGAGCCAACTATTCTCCTCAAAAGTAGAATATCTTCGCCCAGTTATCTACTTCTTTGGAAAAATGGTGGAGTTATCTCGTATTTTTCCGTTAACAGAACCTCTGACTAAAAGCTTCGTCGGCGAGAGCTTTAAAGAGGCTGTTAGCGGTGGTCTTCCCTATCTAGTGGAACATTATCCTACTGTAGGTCATTTTGCGCATGAGATTAAGCCCGTAACTTCTCATGTGATTAAGTTGACAGAATATTTGGGGTTTATGGAAAAATCGCTGGATACTATTTCTCCTCTGACTTCAAGTGTTAAAGCGATTTTTGGCGACATGCTTCCTCTAAAATTTGACCTTGAAAGATTTGTTAAGTGGGTAAGCGAGGGCTTAACTGCGCATATTTATCCCGCAATAAGCAGGCCTTTACTTGAGACTCAGATCCCATATGGAGGAAGGGTAACGTCCTTCCAATTGCTGAGAATGCATGAAGTAGCATCTATTCTCCGGATGTTTTCATCCATGTCTCCTTTATCTTCAGAGAGGGTTAGGGTGCAGCGTCCAATAAATATAATGGTTAGGGTTGAGTCTACGGCTGATGAGGGTGATTTAAGGGAGCTGGAAAGGAAGATAGTTAGAATTCTGCGTGAAGAGGCTAGGAGGTATGGGTTAAACATATGAATGTTGAGATTGATGGGATACCGCTAATTAAGCATACTCGGGATCCGGATACTGGGGCAACTAAGGATCTGAGAAGCGTCCATAACATAGAGATTAGTGAGAGGAGGCGTATTGTGGAGCATAAAATCCCTGGATTCGAGGGAAGCATCCTACAGGATTTGGGGAGAGAGCCAGTCACTATATCTTTTGAGGGCATAATATTTGGCGAGGGGGCTAGGGAAGACTTAGAAATAATTAGGTCAAAGTTTAAGGCAGGTTCTCCGGTTCCATTTTCTTCAGACATAACTGGTATAGCTGAAGTAAACCAGGTTTTAATAGAAGACTTGCGGGTTGAGGATGCGGGCGGCACAGTTAATAGATACAGATACCATATGGTTTTGAGGGAGTATATTATTCCCCGAGAAGAGGAGGAGCGGGCTCCAAGCCAAGAGGAGGAAGCCGCTGAAGAGGTTGAGGAGGAAACTGACGAGGCTTTGGCATCAGTCAACTATGTAACTGGCAGGGTTCTAGACGCTGATGGAAACCCCAAAAGCGGCGTATCTGTGAAGATATCCTGGGAGGGGGGAGAATACGTTGTTAAAACTGATGAGGAAGGTGTATTCAGAAAAGATAACTTGGAGCCCGGTAAATACATGATCACGGTCGACGCACCAGAATATGAGGGTATAGTAAAAGAGGTTGAAATAAAATCTGAAGAAAGGGGTAGAGGCTGAGAATGTCACAGCAGAAAAAATATGACGTCGGCACTTTCCAACCAATACTATTAGCGCTTAGAAACAAGCTGACTGGAGGAAACGTGAAAGTGGAGTTCACTATTAGCGTCGGGGGTTCAAACTATAAACCCAATAAACTCGGAGACTGGAATCTAGGCGAGTATCTAAGAAGTTTACAAGGGCAGCAGGGCGGAAAAGTAGAATTACAGCTTACGCCAGATGGGTGGAATGAGGAGAATTGGGGTGGGGATAATCCATCCTCTTGGGGAGAAAAAATCTCTGAAAGCGAGATACCGAATGAAATGTACCGTCCAGCAACTATGACAATAAATATGCAGGATAATAAAATCCAGGAAGTAAATATATCCCCCCCGAATTTGGCGTTTATATATCCTGGTAGTAAATCTAGACCGAGTCAAATAGATGAGAGCGTATGGAATCAAGCGCTTAGCGATACAACAAAACCCGCAGTCTTAGTACTTTTACAGCCAATCTGGATCAAAGCGGCTAACTTCTCTGATAGACCCAATAACATTCAAAGTCCTACATTAATAGTTGTTCATCACACAGGAGGCTCACGAATTGGACCTACCATAAACACTTTTACACAGAAGGGGGGAGCAAGCGCCCACTATATTGTTGATACAGATGGATATGTTGTAAAGATGGTTATGAACAGTAAATGCGCATGGCATGCAGATGGAAAGAAGGGTTCTTATTGGGAAGGAAGAAAAAATGTTAATCATTTTTCTATAGGAATCGAGATTGTTCATGAAGATGGACCAAAAACTACAATGCGTAATAACCCATTCACGGAAGAACAGTATAAGGCTCTTATAGATTTAATTAAGAAACTGCAAAAGAAATATAGGATTTCGCAACACAGGGTTGTAGGTCACAGCGATGTGCAAATTCCGCCAAGTCATAATTGTCCAGGTCCGAATTTCGATTGGAAAAAACTAGAAAATGAAGGACTTGGGTTAATTCCGAGAGAAAACCTCATTTATCCTTTTGAAGAGGATTTCCCCATAAGAAGAAATCAAAAAAGTCAAAAGAGACTACTTAATGATGTGATAAGTGCTCTAAAAAAATAGGCTATTATATTCCTGAAGGTGCGAGTGAATATAGCTCTGAAGTTGCTCAAGCTGTTCATATGTTTAAACGGCATTTCTATGCTGGTAGTAGGAGACCACAAGATAAATCATGGTGGGGCATCGTTAATGGAGACGTTATAAATCATTATGACTATACGATGATTATGTGGGTGGCAGATTACGTAGAGCAACAGCAATAATGATGGACGTGGTTTGCATTGTTGAAGCCCTCTTACAGGGTGCAAGTTGAATCTGATGTTTTTGATTCCTCATCTATGTGCATAGTTGGTATTGAGATTATTAGAAGCGTGGGCGTCTCCGCTGGTAGCTGTGAGATATTATTTAATATAAACGATAAAACCTCTAAAATAGAGGAGGGCGATGCTATCCTAGTTCAGATTGGATATGGAGAAGAGTTAAAAGATGTTTTTAATGGTTTCGTCGATGATGTGGAGAATGAAATAACAAGGGTAAGGGTTTTAGGCTTAGATTCAGCTTCAAAACTTCTTAATACGAGAGTTAATCAGGTTTACGAGGGGCAGACGGCTGGCCAAATAGTTTCAGATCTGGCTGGAAAAGCAGGCGTAAGGGTTGAGGAGGCTGCGGACGGAATACGCTTCCCACAATACACCGTGGACGATGGAAAAAACGTTTATGAGCATATGAGGGATTTAGCCGATAAATGCGGCTTCAGCCTCTACATGAATGTGAAGAACAAAATAATGTTTAAGAAGTATGAGAGGAAGGAGCCTCATATTTTAGAGTATGGCAAAAACATAATTCACATAGAGGTCGACAAGCATGAGCCCAGATTCACTCAGGTATCAGTGCGCGGCGAAAGCCCAGCAAGCTTTAAGGG is a genomic window of Candidatus Bathyarchaeia archaeon containing:
- a CDS encoding carboxypeptidase regulatory-like domain-containing protein is translated as MNVEIDGIPLIKHTRDPDTGATKDLRSVHNIEISERRRIVEHKIPGFEGSILQDLGREPVTISFEGIIFGEGAREDLEIIRSKFKAGSPVPFSSDITGIAEVNQVLIEDLRVEDAGGTVNRYRYHMVLREYIIPREEEERAPSQEEEAAEEVEEETDEALASVNYVTGRVLDADGNPKSGVSVKISWEGGEYVVKTDEEGVFRKDNLEPGKYMITVDAPEYEGIVKEVEIKSEERGRG
- a CDS encoding N-acetylmuramoyl-L-alanine amidase — encoded protein: MSQQKKYDVGTFQPILLALRNKLTGGNVKVEFTISVGGSNYKPNKLGDWNLGEYLRSLQGQQGGKVELQLTPDGWNEENWGGDNPSSWGEKISESEIPNEMYRPATMTINMQDNKIQEVNISPPNLAFIYPGSKSRPSQIDESVWNQALSDTTKPAVLVLLQPIWIKAANFSDRPNNIQSPTLIVVHHTGGSRIGPTINTFTQKGGASAHYIVDTDGYVVKMVMNSKCAWHADGKKGSYWEGRKNVNHFSIGIEIVHEDGPKTTMRNNPFTEEQYKALIDLIKKLQKKYRISQHRVVGHSDVQIPPSHNCPGPNFDWKKLENEGLGLIPRENLIYPFEEDFPIRRNQKSQKRLLNDVISALKK